In Persicimonas caeni, a single window of DNA contains:
- a CDS encoding sigma 54-interacting transcriptional regulator, whose translation MTDVTRTVYLDSGEQKLEMQKYRLAVIEGDNEGETGTFEERQVEIGSSPDNDIVLDDAAVSRFHAMIEVDERGYLLRDLGSKNGTFVGGLGVREVYLEDGTTFRMGKTRIRFNITGEEAEVHFSNKTKFGDMLGESLAMREIFSLLERVAPTDATVLVEGESGTGKELVAEAIHNHSPRKDKPFIVVDCSAIPRDLIESELFGHIKGAFTGATGNRKGAFEAAQGGTLFLDELGELDLDLQPKLLRALEKREIKPVGSNDTIKTDCRVVAATNRNLIHEVKEGNFREDLYYRFAVIKIELPPLRDRPEDIPVLVEHFLKSANKMAGRDGVDVSYKTMEKLKRHRWPGNVRELKNFVERAVLLTQGDEIETRFLQTTEPTPENPEAAQESAASMADLAIEEGLPFKDAKNRLIEEFEKSYWMRLLEGTDGNVSKAARIAGVHRKSVEYILKKLDLSREDIVS comes from the coding sequence ATGACCGACGTCACACGCACAGTTTATCTCGACAGCGGCGAGCAGAAGCTCGAAATGCAGAAGTACCGGCTCGCCGTCATCGAAGGTGACAATGAGGGAGAAACGGGCACCTTCGAGGAGCGCCAGGTCGAGATCGGCAGCTCGCCGGACAACGACATCGTGCTCGACGACGCGGCGGTCAGCCGGTTTCACGCCATGATCGAGGTCGACGAGCGCGGCTACCTGCTGCGCGATCTGGGCTCGAAGAACGGCACCTTCGTCGGGGGCTTGGGCGTGCGCGAGGTCTACCTCGAAGACGGCACGACCTTTCGGATGGGCAAGACGCGCATCCGGTTCAACATCACCGGCGAAGAGGCCGAGGTCCACTTCTCGAACAAGACGAAGTTCGGCGACATGCTCGGCGAGAGCCTGGCGATGCGCGAGATCTTCTCGCTCTTGGAGCGCGTCGCCCCCACTGACGCCACCGTGCTTGTCGAGGGCGAGTCGGGCACGGGTAAGGAACTCGTGGCCGAGGCGATTCACAACCACAGCCCGCGCAAGGACAAGCCGTTTATCGTGGTCGACTGCTCGGCCATCCCGCGCGATCTAATCGAGTCGGAGCTCTTCGGCCACATCAAAGGGGCGTTCACCGGCGCCACCGGCAACCGAAAAGGCGCCTTCGAGGCCGCCCAGGGCGGCACCCTCTTCCTCGACGAGCTCGGCGAGCTCGACCTCGACCTGCAGCCCAAGCTTTTGCGCGCGCTCGAAAAGCGCGAGATCAAGCCGGTGGGCAGCAACGACACGATCAAAACCGACTGCCGCGTGGTCGCCGCGACCAACCGCAACCTCATCCACGAGGTCAAAGAGGGCAATTTCCGCGAGGACCTCTACTACCGCTTCGCGGTCATCAAGATCGAGCTGCCGCCCTTGCGCGACCGCCCCGAGGACATCCCGGTGCTCGTCGAACACTTCCTCAAGTCGGCCAACAAGATGGCCGGCCGCGACGGCGTCGACGTAAGCTACAAGACGATGGAGAAGCTCAAACGCCACCGCTGGCCGGGCAACGTGCGCGAGCTCAAGAACTTCGTCGAGCGCGCCGTCTTGCTCACCCAGGGCGACGAGATCGAGACACGATTTTTGCAGACGACCGAGCCGACCCCGGAGAACCCCGAGGCCGCCCAAGAATCAGCCGCCTCCATGGCCGACCTGGCCATCGAAGAGGGCCTGCCGTTCAAGGACGCCAAAAACCGGCTGATCGAGGAGTTCGAAAAGAGCTACTGGATGCGACTGCTGGAGGGGACCGACGGCAACGTCAGCAAGGCCGCGCGGATTGCCGGGGTGCATCGAAAGAGCGTGGAGTATATTTTGAAGAAGTTGGATCTTTCTCGGGAGGATATTGTTTCTTAG